GCGGTCTCGTCGGGAGCGGTCATCGATACCACCGGCGCCGGCGATGCATTTGTCGGCGGCTTCTCGGCAGCGCTCTCGCGGGGCGCTAGTCCGGTCGAGGCCGTGCGCTTCGGCTGCGCGACCGCCGGTATTGCGGTGACGCGGCGGGGTACCGCACCTGCAATGCCGAAGATCGAGGAAATCGAGGCGCTTCTCCATGAGGGAGGCGCAGCATGACCCGCAATGATCCGATCAAACACTTCTTCATCTGGCCGGCGTTGCTGATCGTGCTGGTGATCTCGATCTTCCCGCTGATCTATTCGCTGACCACCAGCTTCATGAGCCTGCGGCTCGTGCCGCCGATCCCCGCGCGTTTCGTCGGCTTCGGCAACTATACGGAACTGCTTCAGAATCCGCGCTTCTGGAATGTCGCCTGGACGACGACGATCATCGCTTTTGTGGCGGTGACGCTGCAATATGTCATCGGTTTTTCCGTGGCGCTGGCGCTTAACCGTCGGGTGCCTGGCGAAGGTTTGTTCCGGGTCAGCTTCCTGGTGCCAATGCTGGTAGCGCCCGTTGCCGTTGCACTCATTGCCCGCCAGATCCTCAATCCCACGATGGGCCCGCTCAATGAGCTGATGACCGTCTTCGGTTTTCCCAACCTGCCGTTTCTGACGCAGACCAGATGGGCTATCGGCGCCATCATTTCCGTCGAAGTGTGGCAGTGGACACCCTTCGTCATCCTTATGCTTCTTGCCGGGTTGCAAACCCTGCCGGAGGACGTCTACGAGGCTGCCGCGCTTGAAAATGCCAGCCCCTGGCAGCAGTTCTGGGGGATCACTTTCCCGATGATGCTGCCGATTTCGGTGGCTGTGGTCTTCATCCGCCTCATCGAGAGCTACAAGATCATCGACACGGTGTTCGTCATGACAGGAGGAGGGCCTGGCATTTCGACCGAAACGCTGACCCTGTTCGCGTATCAGGAGGGCTTCAAGAAGTTCAACCTCGGCTACACCTCCGCCCTGTCCTTCCTGTTCCTGATCGTCATTACCGTGATCGGGCTCGTCTATCTCGCCATCCTGAAGCCCTATCTGGAGAAGCACAAATGAGCGTGCGCGACCTCAAAGGATCCGGCCGCTGGTGGGCGCTCGCAGGCTGCCTACTGTGGCTCGCCTTCACCTTCTTTCCGCTTTACTGGGTGGCGATCACGTCGTTCAAGTCGCCGCTCGGCGTCGTCGGCGGACCGACCTATATTCCGTTCGTCGATTTCGACCCGACGCTGACAGCCTGGAGCGAGCTTCTGTCCGGCGCACGCGGCCAGTTCTACAACACCTTCATCAGCTCGACGATCATCGGGCTATCCGCATCGGTGCTGGCCACCTTCATCGGTTCGATGGCAGCCTATGCGCTGGTGCGCTTCACCTTCGAGGTCAAGCTGCTATCCGGGGTGATTTTCGTCGTTGTTGCCTTCGGCGGATATCTTCTTGGCCGTCATGTTCTGGGCTACGGACAGGCTATTTCGCTGATCTACGCCTTTGTCGCCGCGCTTGCGCTCGCCATCGGCTCCAGCCGCATCAAGCTTCCAGGGCCGCTCCTGGGCAATGATGATATCGTCTTCTGGTTCGTCAGCCAGCGCATGTTTCCGCCGATCGTCGCCGCCTTTGCCTTGTTCCTAATGTACACGGAAATGGGCAAGTTGGGGTTCAAGCTGGTGGACACCTATACGGGCCTCACCTTTGCCTATGTCGCCTTCTCGCTGCCGATCGTGATCTGGCTGATGCGCGATTTCTTTGCGGCACTGCCGGTGGAAGTCGAAGAGGCGGCGATGGTCGACAATGTGCCGTCGTGGAGAATTTTCTTCGGTATCGTCCTGCCCATGTCCAAGCCGGGCCTGATCGCGACATTCATGATCACGCTCGCCTTCGTCTGGAACGAGTTCCTGTTCGCACTCTTCCTGACCAGTTCCAAATGGCAGACCCTTCCCATTCTCGTCGCAGGGCAAAACAGCCAGCGCGGCGACGAGTGGTGGTCGATATCGGCAGCCGCCCTGGTCGCGATCATACCCATGGTCGTCATGGCGGGCATTTTGAGCAGGCTGATGCGGTCTGGCCTGCTTTTAGGAGCAATAAAGTGACCGTTCGACAAGCCTAGTCATTGTTCAATTCCGGGGAGGAAAACATGAGAAGATTGCTATTGAGTTCAACGGCCGCAGGACTACTTGCTGCGGCGGGCGTCACATCGGCGCTCGCGTGCGAACCGGACTACACCGGTGTCACGCTCACCGCCACGACGCAGACAGGCCCCTATATCGCCTCTGCGCTGCAACTCGCGGCCAAGGGCTGGGAAGAAAAGACCTGCGGCAAGGTGAATGTCGTCGAATTTCCGTGGTCGGAACTCTATCCGAAAATCGTAACCTCGTTGACCTCGGGCGAAGACACGTTCGACGTGGTCGCCTTTGCGCCGGCCTGGGCACCGGACTTCACCGATTTTCTCTCGGAAATGCCCAAGGCGATGCAATCAGGTGCCGACTGGGAGGACATCGCGCCGGTTTACCGCGAGCAACTGATGGTCTGGAACGGCAAGGTCCTGTCGCAGACCATGGACGGTGACGCCCACACCTATACCTACCGCATTGATCTGTTTGAAAACGCGGAAAACCAGAGCGCCTTCAAGGCGAAGTATGGCTACGATCTGGCCCCGCCGAAGACATGGAAGCAGTATCTCGACATCGCTGAATTCTTCCAGCAGCCGGACAAGGGCCTTTGGGGCACGGCGGAAGCCTTCCGCCGTGGTGGCCAGCAATTCTGGTTCCTGTTCAGTCACGTGGCAGGATACACCAGCCATCCCGACAATCCCGGCGGTATGTTCTTCGATCCTGACACGATGGATGCGCAGGTCAACAATCCGGGCTGGGTGCGCGGCCTGGAAGAATATATCCGCGCCTCCAAACTGGCGCCGCCAAATGCGCTGAACTTCTCGTTCGGCGAAGTGAACGCGGCCTTTGCCGGTGGCCAGGCCGCGGAATCGATCGGCTGGGGCGATACCGGCGTCATCGCCGCCGACCCGAAGCAGTCGAAAGTTGCTGGTAGCGTCGGCTCGGCATCCCTGCCGGGATCCGACGAGATCTGGAACTACAAGACCAAAAAGTGGGACAAGCAGCCCGAGGTCGTCCAGACTTCCTTCATGGCCTTCGGCGGTTGGCAGGCGGCTGTTCCGTCGTCCTCCAAGAACCAGGAGGCCGCTTGGAACTATATCCAGTTCCTGACGAGCCCGGCGGTTTCCGGTCAGGCGGCCATCACCGGCGGCACAGGCGTCAATCCTTACCGTCTTTCGCACACGACAAATACGGCGTTGTGGTCGAAGATCTTTTCCGAGCGTGAGGCCAAGGAATATCTCGGAAGCCAGAAGAACGCGGTGACCGCCAAGAACACGGCGCTCGACAT
The Rhizobium leguminosarum DNA segment above includes these coding regions:
- a CDS encoding carbohydrate ABC transporter permease; amino-acid sequence: MTRNDPIKHFFIWPALLIVLVISIFPLIYSLTTSFMSLRLVPPIPARFVGFGNYTELLQNPRFWNVAWTTTIIAFVAVTLQYVIGFSVALALNRRVPGEGLFRVSFLVPMLVAPVAVALIARQILNPTMGPLNELMTVFGFPNLPFLTQTRWAIGAIISVEVWQWTPFVILMLLAGLQTLPEDVYEAAALENASPWQQFWGITFPMMLPISVAVVFIRLIESYKIIDTVFVMTGGGPGISTETLTLFAYQEGFKKFNLGYTSALSFLFLIVITVIGLVYLAILKPYLEKHK
- a CDS encoding carbohydrate ABC transporter permease; its protein translation is MSVRDLKGSGRWWALAGCLLWLAFTFFPLYWVAITSFKSPLGVVGGPTYIPFVDFDPTLTAWSELLSGARGQFYNTFISSTIIGLSASVLATFIGSMAAYALVRFTFEVKLLSGVIFVVVAFGGYLLGRHVLGYGQAISLIYAFVAALALAIGSSRIKLPGPLLGNDDIVFWFVSQRMFPPIVAAFALFLMYTEMGKLGFKLVDTYTGLTFAYVAFSLPIVIWLMRDFFAALPVEVEEAAMVDNVPSWRIFFGIVLPMSKPGLIATFMITLAFVWNEFLFALFLTSSKWQTLPILVAGQNSQRGDEWWSISAAALVAIIPMVVMAGILSRLMRSGLLLGAIK
- a CDS encoding extracellular solute-binding protein; the protein is MRRLLLSSTAAGLLAAAGVTSALACEPDYTGVTLTATTQTGPYIASALQLAAKGWEEKTCGKVNVVEFPWSELYPKIVTSLTSGEDTFDVVAFAPAWAPDFTDFLSEMPKAMQSGADWEDIAPVYREQLMVWNGKVLSQTMDGDAHTYTYRIDLFENAENQSAFKAKYGYDLAPPKTWKQYLDIAEFFQQPDKGLWGTAEAFRRGGQQFWFLFSHVAGYTSHPDNPGGMFFDPDTMDAQVNNPGWVRGLEEYIRASKLAPPNALNFSFGEVNAAFAGGQAAESIGWGDTGVIAADPKQSKVAGSVGSASLPGSDEIWNYKTKKWDKQPEVVQTSFMAFGGWQAAVPSSSKNQEAAWNYIQFLTSPAVSGQAAITGGTGVNPYRLSHTTNTALWSKIFSEREAKEYLGSQKNAVTAKNTALDMRLPGYFSYTEILEIELSKALAGEVTPQQALDTVAAGWNKLTDEFGRDKQLAAYRSSMGLPAK